AAGTCacctctgtgtgtgtgtgtactgaAATTACTAGATCCATTGTGGTGGTTGGTTCCTAGTCAGTAATGAGGATAATAGTGAAGTTTGATAAGCGGATTTGCAAATCTTGGACTTCGGGGAAGCAGCATTGTCTGCTTGAAAATTAGTTTAGATTTTTGCTTGAACTTCTGGGAGAAATCTTGTAAACCACCttgaaggaaattgtttttgtgtttaattgttCTTGTTGCTTAAGTTGATATGAATGCCACATACTCACTCTTTGTGGTTTCATTTTCAGGCATTCTTCTCTGATAATGCTGCAGCTCAGGCATCAAGGAAATCCTCTCCAAGGGTGACAAATGAATCCGTTCAGAAAGCCGTGAGTGCCtcattcttcattttttctgcCTTTCAAGTGGATATGCTGTATGTATATGTGCTTACTGATGACTTAATTTCTTGATTCCTCAGGCTGCTGCTTTGAAGGGTTCTGACCACCGCCGTGCTACAAATGTGAGCGCCAGACTGGATGCTCAGCAGAAGAAGCTCAACCTTCCAATTCTCCCTACCACCACCATTGGTTCCTTCCCTCAGACCATTGAACTCAGAAGGGTCCGTCGTGAGTACAAGGCAAAGAAGTGAGTGAAGTGACAATTCTATTTGTTTTGCTCAGCATGTGAGTTTTGAATGTTTATCTAATATAGTCCCTGATCATGCTGTTCTCTATAGAATCTCTGAGGATGAATATGTTAAGGCCATTAAGGAGGAAATTAACAAAGTTGTCAAGCTCCAAGAAGAACTTGATATTGATGTTCTGGTTCATGGAGAGCCTGAGGTGTGATTCCCTATATTAATATCTGTTTATTTGAAGATCAGCAGTAGGATATATCTAATGctttcctaaaatttaaaatattaaagagCACTGTATCTGTCTAGGTTACCTTTTATCTTTGTATGAGTAGCTCCCACTAATTGTGGAAAATTTTCATTACAGAGGAATGATATGGTTGAGTATTTCGGGGAGCAGCTGTCTGGTTTTGCCTTTACTGTCAATGGGTGGGTGCAATCTTATGGATCTCGCTGTGTGAAGCCACCCATTATCTATGGTGATGTGAGCCGTCCCAACCCAATGACTGTCTTCTGGTCCTCTGCCGCTCAGAGCATGACTGCTCGCCCTATGAAGGGAATGCTTACTGGCCCTGTCACCATTCTCAACTGGTCCTTTGTTCGAAATGACCAGCCAAggtataaaaataatagaataccaaaaagagataaaaaggaCAGAACAAGCTACTTCTGTTGATTGATCTGTTTTTTTAAGACTAACACTACATATAATTCCTGTTGTCAGACATGAGACTTGCTATCAAATTGCATTGTCCATCAAGGACGAAGTGGAGGATCTTGAGAAAGCTGGTATTAATGTTATCCAAATTGATGAGGCTGCTTTGAGAGAGGGGTTGCCTCTTAGGAAATCCGAGCAAGCTTTCTACTTGGACTGGGCTGTTCACTCCTTCAGGATCACTAACTGCGGTGTCGTCGACACTACCCAGGTTTATTCCCTTTTCACTTCCTACTTAAAACACCTTGAAGTTTAGCTTTATGTTTCATTCTTTTTCAGttgcttcaatttttttctttattctcatCTTTCAACAATCAACAGATCCACACCCACATGTGCTACTCCAACTTCAATGACATCATTCACTCAATTATCGACATGGATGCTGATGTGATCACCATTGAGAATTCTCGTTCTGATGAGAAGCTTCTTTCGGTCTTCCGTGAGGGAGTCAAGTACGGTGCTGGAATTGGCCCTGGTGTCTATGACATCCACTCCCCTAGAATACCATCAACTGAAGAGATTGCTGACCGGATCAACAAGATGCTTGCTGTGCTTGAGACAAACATCTTATGGGTTAACCCTGACTGTGGACTCAAGACTCGCAAGTACACCGAGGTGAAGCCAGCTCTTAAAAACATGGTTGCTGCAGCCAAGCTCCTTCGCACCCAGCTTGCTAGTGCCAAGTGAATCATTTAAGAGTTGGGAGTTTGAACCTCTGGCTCTGAAggaaattcatgttttaattgtTTGAATAACTGTGTGATGAAATATTTAGAGGGCCTAAAATATGGTTTgagagcaatttttttttttttttcaaatattgtatttttggGCTCTGCCCCCCCAATATCCATTCAAGCattggaagaaaaaaatgaaatgtcaTTATTAGTTTTTGCATTTGACTAAGCTACTTttctatttattcatttatttgacTGCCATGGCCACTTTAACTCTTTTGGATGTTTGTCTGTGCCTACAAGTGGGT
The sequence above is drawn from the Quercus robur chromosome 7, dhQueRobu3.1, whole genome shotgun sequence genome and encodes:
- the LOC126693104 gene encoding 5-methyltetrahydropteroyltriglutamate--homocysteine methyltransferase; the protein is MASHIVGYPRMGPKRELKFALESFWDGKSSAEELQKVSADLRSSIWKQMADAGIKYIPSNTFAYYDQVLDTTAMLGAVPPRYGWNGGEIGFDTYFSMARGNASVPAMEMTKWFDTNYHFIVPELGPDVNFSYASHKAVSEYKEAKALGVDTVPVLVGPVSYLLLSKPAKGVDKNFSLLSLLEKILPIYKEVISELKAAGASWIQFDEPTIVLDLDSHKLKAFTDAYSELESSLSGLNVLIETYFADIPAEAFKTLTALKGVTAFGFDLVRGTKTLDLIKAEFPKGKYLFAGVVDGRNIWANDLAASLSTLHALEGIVGKDKLVVSTSCSLLHTAVDLVNETKLDKEIKSWLAFAAQKVVEVNALAKALAGHKDDAFFSDNAAAQASRKSSPRVTNESVQKAAAALKGSDHRRATNVSARLDAQQKKLNLPILPTTTIGSFPQTIELRRVRREYKAKKISEDEYVKAIKEEINKVVKLQEELDIDVLVHGEPERNDMVEYFGEQLSGFAFTVNGWVQSYGSRCVKPPIIYGDVSRPNPMTVFWSSAAQSMTARPMKGMLTGPVTILNWSFVRNDQPRHETCYQIALSIKDEVEDLEKAGINVIQIDEAALREGLPLRKSEQAFYLDWAVHSFRITNCGVVDTTQIHTHMCYSNFNDIIHSIIDMDADVITIENSRSDEKLLSVFREGVKYGAGIGPGVYDIHSPRIPSTEEIADRINKMLAVLETNILWVNPDCGLKTRKYTEVKPALKNMVAAAKLLRTQLASAK